From Ascaphus truei isolate aAscTru1 chromosome 20, aAscTru1.hap1, whole genome shotgun sequence, one genomic window encodes:
- the LOC142471152 gene encoding olfactory receptor 11A1-like, translating to MFQENQTKVTEFLLLGFQSLQPFNVALFILFLMIYIITLAANLLIIILVSNSQSLKSPMYFFLCHLSLSDMLLTTNISPNMLHVVLNGGGIIYVTGCITQFYFHGISTSAETFLLTVMSLDRYLAICNPLRYTSIMDIRLCLHLVTWIWLIAFLLMICLVFPICQLQFCGPHIIDHYFCDFDPLLELSCSDTSIVKLGDFVLAIPTILFPFVFITSTYVSISLTILRIPSTTGRQKAFSTCSSHLAVVGTFYGTIIAIYMAPSGGQSFNVNKVLSLLYTVGTPLFNPIIYSLRNQEIKLALNKILLGRRITSGLI from the exons ATGTTTCAGGAAAACCAGACAAAGGTCACTGAATTTCTGCTCCTGGGATTTCAAAGTCTCCAACCCTTCAATGTCGCCCTCTTCATTCTGTTCCTCATGATCTACATCATAACCTTAGCTGCAAACCTGCTGATCATCATATTGGTGTCAAACAGCCAAAGCCTTAAATCTCCCATGTACTTCTTCCTCTGTCACCTGTCCTTGTCTGACATGTTACTTACCACAAACATATCCCCTAACATGCTTCATGTTGTATTGAATGGAGGGGGCATCATATATGTTACTGGCTGCATCACACAATTCTACTTCCATGGCATTTCAACATCTGCAGAGACGTTTCTTCTCACAGTGATGTCCCTTGATCGATATCTAGCCATCTGCAACCCACTGCGGTACACCTCCATCATGGACATCAGACTTTGTCTCCACCTCGTTACCTGGATTTGGCTGATTGCATTTCTGTTAATGATATGCTTGGTTTTTCCTATATGCCAGTTACAGTTCTGTGGTCCCCATATAATTGACCATTACTTCTGTGATTTTGATCCTCTTCTGGAGCTGTCATGTTCAGACACCTCCATTGTGAAACTAGGAGATTTTGTCTTAGCCATCCCTACAATACTCTTCCCATTTGTCTTCATCACTTCCACATATGTCTCCATCTCCCTCACCATCCTCAGGATCCCGTCCACCACTGGGAGacagaaagccttctccacctgcagCTCCCACCTGGCAGTCGTGGGCACATTTTATGGGACTATCATAGCTATTTACATGGCACCATCCGGAGGACAGTCATTTAATGTAAATAAGGTCCTATCACTTCTGTACACCGTGGGGACTCCCCTTTTCAACCCAATTATATATAGTCTGAGAAATCAGGAGATCAAGTTGGCTCTGA ACAAAATATTACTTGGGAGGAGAATTACATCTGGGTTAATTTAG